Within Triticum dicoccoides isolate Atlit2015 ecotype Zavitan chromosome 1B, WEW_v2.0, whole genome shotgun sequence, the genomic segment ATGAAGATGGCTCATCATAACCAAAAATCTGGGTATCTGCTAACCTCAACTACCGTTATCACCGTGTTTTCACACTCTGAACTTCAAATTTGTAATAATAAATCGCTCAGGTGAATTAAAAACTAGTGTTACTCAATAGAATTGGCAGCTGGCAGACATATGCACCAAATAGTACTTATTTTTCCAAATAACACACTGCTGGCATTGCAAGAGAAATGGACTGTGATGGATAATACATGAAGATAGGTTATGCGAAAGTACCAAGATAGGAATTAGCTGGTACACTTCACTTCATCAGCTCTACTTCTACACACAAAGTCTCCTTTTTGACCATGTCAGGCGATGTCTCCTCTTTGACAGCGGTCTTCTTGCTCCAATCTTCAACCATGCAAGCAAGAATAAACAGTCAATTACAATGTATACATTTCTCTGAATAGTATGTATGGCTTGAAATGGCAGAACATGTTACAGTAATTAGATGAATGAAATGCATAAGTGTCGAATCAGAACAACAAGAAAAAAATTGCCATATTCCCTGCGCCGTTTTGATACACGACATGGGTGATGTGGCATGACACATCCAAAAACAAGGATACAACAATCAGTGGTCCAAAATGATAATACACGGCGGTGTAGATCTCTAAGGAGCAGCATTAAAAGGGAAGGACGCGCGGCAAGATGCCATCAGGCTCCCAGCAGCAATGGTCGGGGAACATGTCCACATTGTGCATGAGAGGAAGGCTTGTATACattataaagtactccctccgtcccaaaataagtgtcttaaccttagtacaattttgtactaaagttagtataaagttgagacagtTATTTTGGCACGGAGGGAATATGTTTTAAATATTTAAACATCGACATGATTCAGATACTGAGCAAAACATAATGGAATCATTGATATATAGGATGCAGCAGGTATCACAACTCACTGAAGTATCAGGGAAACCTTTACCTACCAACACAAGTTAATAGGCTGATATTTTCtccatatttttattgaaaaggaaGTTCAAACCTCCTGGCCTCTGCGTCCTTGGATGCACACAGCCGAGCAGTCACAAAAAAAATGTAACAAAAATAGGCAGTCACAAGTGACAGGAGCTGTGCCTGCCACTAGGATGAGCTTGGCCCAATCTGATGGGGTTTAAAATGCATTAAAATAAGAAGATACAAATGAACAGACTAGAACAGACTCAGCCTTTCAGTATCTTGGCTGCACTTCTCCCTTCTTATTTATTTGTTACGGCTATGTCCCTTTCTATTTAGCAATGGTGGACCACAATAGAAAGGCTACAATCAATATTGTTCCTCGAATTCACCCAATTTATAACAAAATTATAGTACGTAGAATTTATATGCAGAGGACCCTACATGAGCTTCCAAGCACCCAATTTCAGAAGATGTGTTAAAACAAAATGTGCCCAATCTGACAATTGTATAGTATACTCTATTCTTCCTTGCTTGGATGCACTTCTCCTCTTATATCTAGTTGTAGTTGACCACAATAGAAAGGGAGAATTACAGTTCCTCAAAAACATCTCAATTATTTAATCCCAAATTCTAGCACAATTTGTATATAGAAGAGAGGACTGCAAGCACATAATTTCAGAAGATACGATGAAAGGTGCCTAATTTAACAATTGCAGAGTATAATCATCTTCACCACTTCCATAGCTGATAGCTCAAACAAACAACTGATCAAGAAGATGGGAAGTGTTAGTACCTGCAGAGGGAATCTGGCTTGATTCCAGCCACGTCGGGAGGACACATGGTAGGATGGGGACACTGGGTATAGCTAGACGAGAGCTCCCTGTTATCTTCTCCTTCTCCATGTCCACGCCAAGAAGCTGGTTGCCGCACACAAGGTACACAACATGGCTGTTGAGTGGGTCAATTGCGCCAATCGCCGGCATCTCCTTCAAGGGTTCATCATCCCAAATTGTGGTGAACGCCACCTCGTGGTCCAGCGTCCAGGAGCTGCCACCGTCGTCGAGGGAGAAGGAGCTGACCACGTAGGGCTTCTTTTTGGACACCTCGATGTAGCGCATCTTCCCCTCACTTTCCCCCATACGTCGGTAGCGCTGAAGTTTCCTCATGAACACCACACCTTCGAGGTCAGGCAGCACGCTCCCTCTGGGCAGCGGGATGAACCGGAGCTCCGGCCTCTCGCTGAGCGGGTCCACCGAGATGGCGCCCCAGCTCTCGTCGATCCACCACAAGCGGTCGCCGAAGGGCACCACGGCGCTGTCGATGTGCATCCGCCGACCGGCAGGCAATGGGGACGGCAAGCCCAGCAATTTTTCCCACTTCCCCGTCTCCGAGAGAAACCGCCGCAAGACGAAGCTCTCCTCATCCTCCCTGCCGCCGATGGTAAACATCTCGGCTACGGCATACCTGTCAGGCGGTCCGTGCCCGCCTTGGGACTGAGTGAGGAGGCCGAGGTGCTGGTACATGGTGGTCCTCTTGGTGCCGTCGAGGTCCGGGAGGCGGTAGAGCTCGCCGCTGAGCGGGTTGCAGACGAAGCGCGTGACCTCCGGGTTGATGTCCATGCCGGTGAAGAAGGACATGTCGCGGATCGCGCAGAGCATCGACTCGCCGGTGGCGGGGACGTCGAACTGGAAGCGGGACTCCCAGAAGCGCACGAGGAGGAGGCCGTCGCTGCTGACGGCGGCGACGTGGCCCGGGACGGAGCCGAACACGCCGGTGGCGGGGTCAGGGAGGGGGCGCGGGTGGATGAAGTGGGCGGGGACGGTGAGGCCGGTGACGAACGGGGGCGCGTCGAGGTGCAGGGTCGCGCCCGGCGCCGGCGCCCCCGACTTGTCGACGTTGGTGAGCTGGATGAGGGCCCACGGGGGCCGCGAGGCGGCCGGGGACGAGGAGAGGGAGCGGCGGAGCCCGCCCGCGGCGGCGCTGGAGAGGCGGCGGAGCATTCTGCGTGCGGCGGGGTGGATTCACGGGAGGACTGCCGTGGACTGGTTCCAGCGAAGCGACTGCTCTGCGGTCTGTGGGCTGGTGTTGTTCTCCTTTCCTTCTTTTGAGTTTTGACCCGGCTGTCTGCTCCAATTCGCCACCCCCTCTGCTTTTGCTTCTGCAGCAGCTTGGGTGAGAAACGCCCATTCTTTTAATTTattaaaatataagatgttttttgatACTATGATAATGGGGAGAACGTCTTATATTTGATACCGAGGGAGTATGATATGAGCACGCGAGGAAATGTTGGGAACCAAGATTTGTGGAAGGATTCTTTTGATTTACACACATGAGAGAAAATATCTTCAAAGTAGAAATATTTCGATTACATGCACATTTGCCTAGCGATTATAGGTGGAAACCTATATTATTCAATAATCATGGATTACAATTACGATGGCAAAGTGGGGACAACGTCATGAGAACGGTACAAGTTAAACAGTCGCTCACAAGATCATGAATCTTAGAAAGTCGGAAGGTGTAGCACGACTGCATGAGCGATCATCATTGTTCCTTGACACCATTGCCACATCCTCCCGACAATCTAACTTGATGGTTGTGGATTTTGTGGCTTTTTATAAGGAGTGTTGACCTGGTTTTCATCATGTTTTTCTCGTTTCTCGATTATTTATACGAAAACactaatgcccacacgtgtggcaacATTGTAATTCGCCCACACGCCTGGATCACCACTCAGTTAAGTTTGCATGAATCTTGACACATCGAGACAGTTTTCgcgtgccacgtaggacaaggccgtgtgtgggcgttggagaggTCGCCCACACGCCCCACAGCACGCGGTTGCCAGCTGAgctgtgtgggcgaactagtttctgcccacacagccaCCACCTAGTCCACGCGCGTGTGAacgaactgcttttcgcccacacgacagtcgtacgttgttggatggcaactacagttgtgcgtacatggcaactaggtaaacacacatggcaactatgattcgtttgctagacggcaactgcagttgcgcgtacgtggcaatCAGGTAAAcatacatggcaactgtgattaaccACACGTGGCAAGTAGgtgaacacacatggcaactattgtttgaccatatgtggcaagtagttaatcacacacgacaaCTATGATTTGATTACACacggcaactaccataaattaggcATGggaactatagttaaccaaaacaaagagagttgccatgcttttacaaccATATTTGCCATCCCGGGTAACTACATCTGCCATCCCGGATGGCAACTAAATCATCATCCCGCGGGTACCTATTTGTAGTTGCGCCGGGACGTGTGGGCATATTTGCTTCATGCCAAACACGCGGGTTGGGGATGGGTAGTACTTGTTGGGTGTGTGGCACGAAGTAGCTGGGCCCACACGTATGGGCAATTCTACTGTTCGCCCACACACGGCCCACACTATGGCTGCCCCCCGCTCATGCCACACATGGTGTGTGGACGAATGTCTATTATGCCACACGTGTAGTGGATATCGGCGTCCTATTTATAATGCTAATCCTTTGAGACAGAAGAAAACTCATTTTTTCATTGGTTGGCAGGAAAATGCACATATGAAAGGGAATCAAGGTGCATTACTCCAAATTGAGCTAAatagagcaactttcatgtaggggATTCATCATCAGGCGCACCAGAGCTCAAGACGGCCAACCATGCTTC encodes:
- the LOC119348382 gene encoding uncharacterized protein LOC119348382, translating into MLRRLSSAAAGGLRRSLSSSPAASRPPWALIQLTNVDKSGAPAPGATLHLDAPPFVTGLTVPAHFIHPRPLPDPATGVFGSVPGHVAAVSSDGLLLVRFWESRFQFDVPATGESMLCAIRDMSFFTGMDINPEVTRFVCNPLSGELYRLPDLDGTKRTTMYQHLGLLTQSQGGHGPPDRYAVAEMFTIGGREDEESFVLRRFLSETGKWEKLLGLPSPLPAGRRMHIDSAVVPFGDRLWWIDESWGAISVDPLSERPELRFIPLPRGSVLPDLEGVVFMRKLQRYRRMGESEGKMRYIEVSKKKPYVVSSFSLDDGGSSWTLDHEVAFTTIWDDEPLKEMPAIGAIDPLNSHVVYLVCGNQLLGVDMEKEKITGSSRLAIPSVPILPCVLPTWLESSQIPSADWSKKTAVKEETSPDMVKKETLCVEVELMK